DNA from Nitrospira sp.:
ATGCTTCGTAATGCGGAAGTCGTGGAACGATGGAGCAGGGTCATCGGCGGACTCATCCTGATGGTCCTCGGGATCACGCTGCCCATTCCGTTCTGGGTTGAAGAAATCGCGGAGACCATCGGGTTGCTTTCAGCGGTCTCCGGGGCCGTGGGGTATTGTCCGGTGAAGCGCCTGTATTCGCGGAGAGGGCAAAAGCCTGGGTCATCAAGTTAGGGTGTCGGCGCAGCGTGCAGCGATGACCGTATCTTCCACCAGGCCCCTGTGTTGGATCCGGCAGAGGTGAATGTCCATGAAACAGTTACCGATTAAGCGGATCTTGCTGGCCACCGATTTTTCAGGATGCGCGGAGCAGGCGCTCGAGTACGCCGCTAATACCGGGCATCAAACCGATATCCGGAAAGGACATTATGCTCAGGAATCTTGGCATCACCATAGCCGTGCTTACCATCGTCCTGTCGAGTTCCTGGACCGTGGCCCAAATCAGGCCGGGACATCCCGATCGAGGAGAGGTGGTCTACAAAG
Protein-coding regions in this window:
- a CDS encoding DUF2892 domain-containing protein, translated to MLRNAEVVERWSRVIGGLILMVLGITLPIPFWVEEIAETIGLLSAVSGAVGYCPVKRLYSRRGQKPGSSS